The Alnus glutinosa chromosome 7, dhAlnGlut1.1, whole genome shotgun sequence genome includes a region encoding these proteins:
- the LOC133873048 gene encoding laccase-4-like gives MDSSWVRLLLLIVVCLFPALIESRVRHYKFNVVTRNTTRLCSTKPIVTVNGKFPGPTLYAREDDTVLVKVVNHVTHNVTIHWHGIRQLRTGWADGPAYVTQCPIQTGQSYVYNFTITGQRGTLLWHAHINWLRATVHGAIVILPKRGVPYPFPTPYKEVVVILAEWWKSDTEAVVNEALNSGLAPNVSDAHTINGHPGPVSNCSSQSGFKLPVQSGKTYLLRIINAALNEELFFKIAGHTLTIVEVDATYVKPVKLDTIVIAPGQTTNALVTADQNSGKYLVAASPFMDSPIAVDNLTATATLHYSGTLSTAPTTLTSPPPQNATAVANKFTNSLKSLNSKKFPANVPSTVDHKLFFTIGLGINPCSTCKAGNGSRAVASINNVTFVMPTTALLQAHFFNISGVFTTDFPGNPPHVFNYTGSGPASLQTTNGTKVYRLSYNSTVELVLQDTGIIAPENHPVHLHGFNFFAVGRGLGNYNPKKDPKNFNLFDPVERNTISVPSGGWAAIRFRADNPGVWFMHCHLEVHTTWGLKMAFLVDNGKGPNESVLPPPSDLPKC, from the exons ATGGATTCTTCTTGGGTTCGCCTTCTGCTTCTGATTGTGGTGTGCCTTTTTCCAGCTTTGATCGAGTCCAGGGTTCGACACTACAAGTTTAAT GTTGTGACGAGGAATACCACCAGACTATGTTCCACCAAACCCATTGTCACCGTGAATGGGAAGTTCCCAGGACCCACTCTCTATGCTAGAGAAGATGATACAGTGCTTGTGAAGGTCGTCAACCATGTCACACATAATGTTACCATCCACTG gCACGGCATTAGGCAACTACGAACAGGTTGGGCCGACGGACCGGCATATGTTACTCAATGCCCAATCCAGACAGGGCAAAGCTATGTGTACAATTTCACTATCACCGGCCAACGGGGCACGCTTCTTTGGCATGCACATATTAACTGGCTAAGGGCAACGGTCCACGGTGCCATAGTCATCTTGCCTAAGCGTGGCGTGCCATATCCGTTCCCAACACCCTACAAGGAAGTTGTTGTCATATTAG CTGAATGGTGGAAATCCGACACTGAAGCCGTGGTCAACGAAGCTCTCAATTCCGGATTAGCCCCTAATGTCTCCGATGCGCATACCATTAATGGCCATCCCGGGCCGGTTTCGAATTGTTCCTCACAAA GTGGCTTCAAATTGCCCGTCCAAAGTGGTAAGACCTACTTGCTACGCATAATCAACGCTGCACTCAATGAAGAGCTTTTCTTCAAGATAGCCGGGCACACACTCACCATCGTTGAAGTGGATGCTACCTATGTAAAACCAGTGAAGCTTGACACAATCGTGATTGCCCCCGGCCAAACCACAAATGCCCTTGTAACCGCCGATCAAAATTCCGGCAAGTACTTGGTAGCCGCCTCTCCTTTCATGGACTCCCCCATCGCCGTTGACAACCTCACAGCAACTGCCACTCTTCACTATTCTGGCACGCTTTCTACTGCCCCCACAACTCTTACCAGTCCACCGCCACAAAATGCTACCGCAGTTGCAAACAAATTTACCAACTCCCTCAAAAGCCTAAATTCCAAGAAATTCCCCGCCAATGTCCCATCAACTGTTGATCACAAACTTTTTTTCACCATCGGGCTAGGGATCAACCCGTGTTCTACTTGCAAAGCTGGCAATGGAAGCCGAGCGGTGGCTAGTATCAACAATGTCACATTTGTTATGCCCACCACCGCCCTACTTCAAGCACATTTCTTCAACATCAGCGGGGTGTTCACCACTGATTTTCCCGGCAACCCACCACATGTATTTAACTATACGGGCTCCGGACCGGCAAGTTTACAGACCACTAACGGGACAAAGGTTTATAGGTTGTCTTACAACTCCACGGTCGAACTTGTTCTGCAAGACACTGGGATCATCGCCCCTGAAAACCATCCAGTCCATCTACATGGGTTTAATTTCTTTGCCGTTGGTAGGGGACTAGGCAACTACAATCCAAAAAAGGATCCCAAAAACTTCAACCTTTTTGACCCTGTCGAGAGGAACACAATTAGTGTGCCATCTGGTGGATGGGCAGCCATCAGATTTCGTGCAGATAATCCAG GAGTTTGGTTCATGCATTGTCATCTGGAAGTGCACACAACATGGGGGCTGAAGATGGCTTTCTTGGTGGACAATGGCAAGGGACCCAATGAGTCAGTTCTTCCTCCTCCAAGTGATCTTCCCAAATGTTGA